The following proteins come from a genomic window of Polyangiaceae bacterium:
- a CDS encoding protein kinase: MQPARPFGPFELYERISVGGMAEVFRARHRDSGQIVALKRILPNVAEDDEFIALFHDEARIASHLTHPNIARIVDIGEVNGSHYIALEYIDGRPLRALIDRSASSSQPLPIDVSVHIAMEMCRALSYAHDRTDAQNRPLSIVHRDVSPQNILISFAGEVKIIDFGIAKAAGKITRTQAGMIKGKAGYMSPEQIQGQNVDRRADVFALGICVWEALTAQRLFDGPNELAVMEKIRSAAVPPPSRRNPRVPPDLERAVLKALAKDPIERYATASEFEEDLRKCAARLAAPGTAARVAALMSQMFPEEAARSRAAGQESNRMSEKGGSDLDVFNGLAKKGSAPAAPTSDRRAPPPVKKTLLGLQAPPPPVSRPVPSRPPSLPGPPPPSRKSGPAPIPSRPLPPPPSMPRAASGRPGPLPPKPPPATAAPVDMDWDDEDEKTAIFDKSGPDDAASALLRSGPPSPAAGAPAPAQRIGAGTAALLSGSGGTAPPSGQNPPWSGPRPSGPVPPSMPAMPGMPPSMPGQQSLPPQQQSLPPMQQQPPAQAYPAAQPSGGSGKTILLAVAALLTVGLIGALAVFLIPRQGTLVVTVAGPGSKPVDTVQVFVDGNKKCDTSPCRVTDVKAGTHMVKVTAAGYQPTADQAVKVASGEDAVVNVALLLASEGTGIRVTAETSGAVKLSVDGKEIGPLPQEIKDMTPGEHVIKVSGERYEALEKRVNVEADQMQTLEPKLKVVKGLATIKLGSDAEGARVLLVSGGERRPIPKLPIKVDITTDKPWSIVATKSGYDDFKKDIVFEDGKAEETFVIDMTEKGKPKPPEPAGKVATGGPAPGPGPGPKPTAETPKPAAPSGQGTLNINSIPVSNVILDGRPLGTTPKVGISVSAGNHTVVFIHAEHGRKVRSVSVPAGGTATAAVRFP, encoded by the coding sequence GTGCAGCCAGCTAGACCTTTCGGACCCTTCGAGCTCTACGAGCGGATCAGCGTGGGCGGCATGGCCGAGGTGTTCCGTGCTCGGCACCGGGACAGCGGCCAGATCGTCGCCTTGAAGCGGATCCTGCCGAACGTCGCAGAAGACGACGAGTTCATTGCTTTGTTCCACGACGAGGCGCGCATCGCGAGCCACCTCACCCACCCGAACATCGCCCGCATCGTGGACATCGGCGAGGTCAACGGTAGCCACTACATCGCGCTGGAGTACATCGACGGGCGGCCGCTGCGTGCGCTCATCGATCGCTCGGCGTCCAGCAGCCAGCCGCTGCCCATCGACGTCAGCGTGCACATCGCGATGGAGATGTGCCGCGCCCTCTCCTACGCCCACGACCGCACGGACGCGCAGAATCGACCGCTGTCCATCGTTCACCGCGACGTGAGCCCGCAGAACATCCTGATTTCCTTCGCGGGCGAGGTGAAGATCATCGATTTTGGCATCGCCAAGGCGGCCGGCAAGATCACCCGCACCCAGGCCGGAATGATCAAGGGCAAGGCGGGCTACATGTCGCCGGAGCAGATCCAAGGCCAGAACGTGGACCGCCGGGCGGACGTGTTCGCCTTGGGCATTTGCGTTTGGGAAGCGCTCACGGCACAGCGCCTCTTCGACGGCCCGAACGAGCTGGCGGTGATGGAGAAAATTCGCTCCGCAGCGGTTCCCCCGCCCTCCCGCAGGAACCCCAGGGTCCCTCCGGACCTGGAGCGGGCGGTCCTCAAGGCCCTCGCCAAGGACCCAATTGAGAGGTACGCTACTGCGTCAGAATTCGAAGAGGATTTGCGCAAGTGCGCGGCGAGGCTGGCCGCGCCGGGAACCGCGGCTCGGGTCGCCGCGCTGATGAGCCAAATGTTTCCAGAGGAGGCGGCCAGAAGCCGTGCTGCCGGCCAGGAGAGCAACCGGATGAGTGAAAAGGGCGGTTCTGACTTGGACGTGTTCAACGGGTTGGCGAAGAAGGGTTCTGCGCCGGCCGCGCCCACGTCCGACCGGCGCGCACCGCCGCCCGTGAAGAAGACCCTTCTCGGGTTGCAGGCTCCGCCCCCTCCCGTGAGTCGTCCGGTGCCCTCTCGGCCACCGAGCCTACCTGGCCCGCCGCCTCCCAGCCGCAAGTCGGGCCCCGCCCCCATCCCCAGCCGCCCCCTGCCGCCGCCGCCCAGCATGCCACGGGCCGCATCCGGGCGCCCCGGGCCGTTGCCACCCAAGCCCCCGCCGGCCACCGCCGCGCCGGTGGACATGGACTGGGACGACGAAGACGAGAAGACGGCCATCTTCGACAAGTCCGGCCCGGACGACGCCGCGAGCGCGCTGCTGCGGAGCGGCCCGCCGTCTCCTGCCGCGGGTGCACCCGCCCCCGCGCAGCGCATCGGCGCAGGCACCGCGGCGCTGCTCAGCGGCTCCGGTGGCACTGCGCCACCCAGCGGCCAGAATCCACCGTGGTCCGGGCCCCGACCGAGCGGCCCCGTGCCGCCCAGCATGCCGGCCATGCCGGGGATGCCGCCCAGCATGCCTGGGCAACAGAGCTTGCCGCCCCAGCAGCAAAGCCTGCCCCCCATGCAGCAGCAGCCGCCGGCGCAGGCCTACCCCGCGGCGCAACCCAGCGGCGGCAGCGGTAAGACGATCCTTCTCGCAGTCGCTGCGTTGCTCACCGTCGGCCTCATCGGGGCCCTCGCGGTGTTCCTCATTCCGCGTCAGGGCACCCTCGTCGTCACCGTCGCCGGTCCCGGCAGCAAGCCGGTGGACACCGTGCAGGTATTCGTCGACGGCAACAAGAAGTGCGACACCTCGCCGTGCCGCGTGACGGACGTGAAGGCCGGCACCCACATGGTGAAGGTCACTGCCGCGGGCTATCAGCCCACCGCGGATCAAGCCGTGAAAGTGGCCAGCGGTGAGGACGCCGTCGTCAACGTCGCGCTCCTCCTCGCCAGTGAAGGCACCGGCATTCGCGTGACCGCCGAGACCAGCGGCGCCGTGAAGCTGTCCGTGGACGGCAAAGAGATCGGCCCGCTGCCCCAGGAGATCAAGGACATGACTCCGGGGGAGCATGTCATCAAGGTGAGCGGCGAGCGTTACGAGGCGTTGGAAAAGCGCGTCAACGTCGAAGCCGACCAGATGCAGACGCTGGAGCCCAAGCTCAAGGTGGTCAAGGGCCTGGCGACCATCAAGCTCGGAAGCGATGCGGAAGGCGCCCGTGTGCTCCTGGTGAGCGGCGGCGAGCGGCGCCCCATCCCCAAGCTGCCCATCAAGGTGGACATCACCACGGACAAGCCCTGGAGCATCGTCGCCACCAAGAGCGGCTACGACGACTTCAAGAAGGACATCGTGTTCGAGGACGGCAAGGCCGAAGAGACCTTCGTCATCGACATGACCGAGAAGGGCAAGCCCAAGCCGCCGGAGCCCGCGGGCAAGGTGGCAACCGGCGGTCCCGCGCCCGGCCCGGGCCCCGGTCCCAAGCCCACCGCAGAAACGCCCAAGCCGGCCGCACCCTCGGGTCAGGGCACGCTCAACATCAACTCGATTCCCGTCTCCAACGTGATCTTGGACGGCCGCCCCTTGGGCACCACGCCGAAGGTCGGCATCAGCGTGAGCGCGGGCAACCACACCGTGGTGTTCATCCACGCCGAGCACGGTCGCAAGGTGCGCAGCGTGAGCGTCCCCGCCGGCGGGACGGCCACCGCCGCCGTGCGCTTCCCCTGA